The following are encoded in a window of Synergistaceae bacterium genomic DNA:
- the rpmH gene encoding 50S ribosomal protein L34 has product MKKGTFQPHKLPRKRKIGFLARSETPSGRKILRNRRRKGRKFLTRA; this is encoded by the coding sequence ATGAAGAAGGGAACATTTCAGCCTCACAAGTTACCCAGAAAACGCAAGATAGGATTTCTCGCCCGCAGCGAAACACCTTCAGGGCGCAAAATTCTCCGTAACAGAAGGCGCAAGGGACGCAAATTTCTGACACGTGCTTAG